From a region of the Impatiens glandulifera chromosome 4, dImpGla2.1, whole genome shotgun sequence genome:
- the LOC124934545 gene encoding valine N-monooxygenase 1-like produces MANIIFFPLSIQAFISLIASISIFLIFKRRKITSKLPLPPGPKPWPIIGSIHLMLKNKPFYHWIHDTMSKMGVEIFCIRLGNVHVITVTSPEIACEFFKKQDAVFASRPIVMSAEVVSGGFSAVTLTPLNDQWKKMRRILASSILSPATHQWMHAKRAEEADHLVRHVYNVMKSEGGVVNIRAIAQHYCGNVIRKMIFGKRFFGNGDINGGPGVKDVEHVAALFNVLKYTYSFCISDYIPFLRYRLDLDGHEKLVRDANDSVRKHQDPEINSRIKEWKEGTRCVIEDLLDMLITLKDDEGNNLLAPEEIKSLILEITVATVDNPSNAVEWALDEKLNQPDIFVKALQELDQVVGKDRLVQESDMSNLHYIKACIKESFRIHPFAPFNLPHVSTRDTTVAGYFIPKGSHVLLSRPGLGRNPRIWDDPLLFKPERHLKDDKSQVILNDPDLRIFSFSIGRRGCAGVNLGTTVSVMLLARLLQAFTWSPSPNAPYIKSVEGACEMLPSKPLHAFALPRLDEGMYDALLEE; encoded by the exons ATGGCCAATATCATCTTCTTCCCACTTTCCATTCAAGCTTTTATTTCACTTATTGCTTCTATAtcaatttttctcattttcaagAGAAGGAAGATCACTTCAAAGTTACCTCTCCCTCCCGGTCCCAAGCCATGGCCAATTATCGGTAGCATTCACTTAATGTTAAAGAATAAGCCGTTTTATCATTGGATACACGACACCATGTCCAAAATGGGCGTCGAGATCTTTTGTATCCGCTTAGGGAACGTTCACGTGATCACCGTCACATCCCCTGAGATTGCATGTGAGTTCTTTAAGAAACAAGATGCTGTGTTCGCTTCACGCCCAATAGTCATGTCGGCTGAGGTGGTGAGCGGAGGATTTTCCGCGGTTACATTGACGCCTTTGAATGATCAGTGGAAGAAGATGAGGCGCATATTGGCCTCTAGCATCCTCTCTCCGGCTACACACCAGTGGATGCATGCCAAGAGAGCGGAGGAGGCTGACCACCTCGTTCGTCATGTCTACAATGTTATGAAGAGCGAAGGCGGTGTGGTGAATATCAGAGCGATTGCACAACACTACTGCGGGAATGTCATTAGAAAAATGATTTTCGGCAAGAGATTTTTCGGGAATGGAGATATAAACGGAGGACCTGGAGTCAAGGATGTGGAGCATGTGGCTGCACTTTTTAATGTACTCAAATACACATACTCGTTTTGCATTTCTGATTACATTCCATTTCTTCGATATCGGTTGGATCTCGACGGTCATGAGAAACTAGTAAGAGATGCCAATGATAGTGTTAGAAAACACCAGGACCCTGAAATCAACTCGAGGATTAAAGAATGGAAAGAAGGAACAAGGTGTGTTATTGAGGACCTTCTTGACATGCTAATCACCCTCAAAGACGACGAAGGAAACAATCTATTGGCGCCAGAGGAGATTAAATCTCTGATTTTG GAAATAACAGTGGCAACAGTTGACAATCCATCGAACGCTGTCGAATGGGCTCTTGACGAGAAGTTAAACCAACCTGATATATTTGTAAAAGCTCTTCAAGAATTAGACCAAGTTGTTGGAAAAGACCGGCTTGTCCAAGAATCTGACATGTCGAATCTCCATTATATTAAAGCTTGCATAAAAGAGTCTTTTCGAATCCACCCATTTGCACCTTTCAATCTCCCTCATGTGTCCACTCGTGACACCACGGTCGCCGGTTACTTCATACCGAAAGGAAGTCATGTTCTCTTGAGCCGTCCAGGTCTAGGGAGAAACCCTAGGATTTGGGATGACCCACTTTTGTTCAAGCCAGAGCGTCACCTTAAAGATGACAAGTCACAAGTGATCTTAAATGATCCAGATCTTCGCATATTCTCATTCAGCATAGGTCGGCGTGGTTGTGCTGGAGTCAACCTAGGAACCACGGTGTCAGTGATGCTCTTAGCTCGACTTCTCCAAGCTTTCACATGGTCCCCGTCGCCAAACGCTCCTTACATCAAGAGTGTTGAAGGTGCTTGTGAGATGCTTCCTTCCAAGCCTCTACATGCCTTTGCATTGCCTCGCTTGGATGAGGGGATGTATGATGCACTTCTTGAAGAATAA